A single genomic interval of Metamycoplasma salivarium harbors:
- the cmk gene encoding (d)CMP kinase — MREKKEIRINIAIDGPSGVGKSYISKMLAKELNYKFISSGNLYRAIAYNALANNLDLNDEKLISDSFESSDLNILDDDSIIFKNENITEKLRANEVSDAASTIAKYQKVREKINHFIQQYSEVNKGVIVDGRDATYRILPNAEAKFYMWASPEVRAMRRVRQNKELGINSNYDEVYEALKIRDYNDMNRKVDPLKISEGSIVIDTEHMSIPENFDALYVHILRIIKDKK, encoded by the coding sequence ATGAGAGAGAAGAAAGAAATAAGAATTAATATTGCTATTGATGGTCCTTCTGGAGTTGGAAAATCTTATATTTCTAAAATGTTAGCTAAGGAATTAAATTATAAATTTATTAGTAGTGGAAATTTATATCGTGCAATTGCGTATAATGCATTAGCGAATAACTTAGATTTAAATGATGAAAAATTAATATCAGATAGTTTTGAATCATCTGATTTAAATATATTAGATGATGATTCAATTATTTTCAAAAATGAAAATATTACTGAAAAACTTAGAGCAAATGAAGTTTCAGATGCCGCATCTACGATTGCAAAATACCAAAAAGTTAGAGAAAAAATTAATCATTTTATTCAACAATATAGTGAAGTTAACAAGGGTGTTATTGTTGATGGTAGAGATGCAACATATCGAATTTTGCCTAATGCAGAGGCTAAATTTTATATGTGAGCTTCTCCTGAAGTTAGAGCAATGCGTAGAGTTAGACAAAATAAAGAACTAGGAATTAATTCTAACTATGACGAAGTTTATGAAGCTTTAAAAATTAGAGATTATAATGATATGAATCGTAAAGTTGATCCTTTAAAAATCAGCGAAGGTAGTATTGTAATTGATACAGAACATATGAGTATTCCAGAAAATTTTGATGCATTGTATGTACATATTCTAAGAATCATTAAGGATAAAAAGTAA
- the obgE gene encoding GTPase ObgE, whose amino-acid sequence MKFIDQVNIKVSAGNGGNGIISFRREANVNKGGPDGGDGGDGGDVYFQGDPGLNTLLPFHFQTKYKAENGENGKSKNAYGANGNDLIVKVPLGTMVFENDKLLADVIDENKYLIAKGGLGGKGNAKFKSSRNTAPRLCENGTKGEHFDLTLNLKVLADVGFVGKPSAGKSSLLAKISNAKPKIANYDFTTLVPQLGLVKYYDDSFVAADLPGLIEHAAKGRGLGIQFLKHIERCKVIAHVIDFGSSDKDPIKDYQIINHELSSYNLFLEKLPQIIIANKSDLPSYKEHLKAFKKKYSKLKVVECSCLLNENIDKVIEILAKTVKETNSIIENANKDLEKQEITITLEQDPLIATRLDNSHFEIKSKRVYDLYHKIPLVSIDNLWRLNYKLKALGVYELLKEKGIKNGDYVKILDYEFMWDDEL is encoded by the coding sequence ATGAAATTTATAGATCAAGTAAATATTAAAGTATCTGCAGGTAATGGTGGTAATGGTATCATCAGTTTTCGTCGTGAAGCTAATGTTAATAAAGGTGGTCCTGATGGTGGCGATGGAGGCGATGGAGGCGATGTTTATTTTCAAGGTGATCCTGGTTTAAATACATTATTACCATTCCATTTTCAAACTAAATATAAGGCAGAAAATGGCGAAAATGGAAAATCAAAAAATGCTTATGGCGCTAATGGAAATGATTTAATTGTTAAAGTCCCTTTAGGAACTATGGTGTTTGAAAATGACAAACTTTTAGCTGATGTTATTGATGAAAATAAATATTTAATTGCTAAAGGTGGACTTGGGGGTAAAGGTAATGCTAAATTCAAATCAAGTCGCAACACTGCACCAAGACTTTGCGAAAATGGAACCAAAGGTGAACATTTTGATTTAACTTTGAATTTAAAAGTATTAGCTGATGTTGGTTTCGTTGGTAAACCAAGCGCTGGAAAAAGCTCTTTGCTTGCAAAAATTTCTAATGCAAAACCTAAAATTGCAAATTATGATTTTACAACATTAGTTCCTCAACTTGGACTTGTTAAATATTATGATGATTCATTTGTTGCAGCAGATTTACCTGGACTTATTGAGCATGCTGCTAAAGGAAGGGGTTTAGGAATTCAGTTTTTAAAGCATATTGAAAGATGCAAAGTGATAGCTCATGTAATTGATTTTGGTTCTAGTGATAAAGATCCAATCAAAGATTATCAAATTATTAATCATGAACTATCATCATATAATTTGTTTTTAGAAAAATTACCACAAATTATTATTGCTAACAAATCAGATTTGCCTTCTTATAAAGAACATTTAAAAGCATTCAAAAAGAAATATTCTAAATTAAAAGTTGTTGAATGTTCTTGTTTACTAAATGAAAATATTGATAAAGTAATTGAAATATTAGCTAAAACTGTAAAAGAAACAAATTCAATTATTGAAAACGCTAATAAAGATTTAGAAAAACAAGAAATTACTATTACATTAGAACAAGATCCGTTAATAGCAACTAGATTAGATAATTCTCATTTTGAAATTAAAAGCAAAAGAGTTTACGATTTATATCATAAGATTCCTTTAGTATCAATTGATAATTTATGAAGATTAAACTATAAATTAAAAGCATTAGGTGTTTATGAATTGCTAAAAGAAAAAGGAATTAAAAATGGTGATTATGTTAAAATACTTGATTATGAATTTATGTGAGATGATGAACTTTAA
- the der gene encoding ribosome biogenesis GTPase Der, whose product MENIVAIIGKPNVGKSTLFNKIINKRKSIVYDTPGVTRDRLYEDATWAGKAFKVIDTGGITIENDDFKKSIKIQAQIAIEEANIIIFVIDGIDNLTTEDYFIVDLLRKSNKKVLLAINKFEGNKTFYDNKIYTLGFKNIFPISAIHGDGVGDLLDEVVNGINENNVLDNNRYTKLTLLGKPNVGKSTILNTLSNENRSIVSEIEGTTRDSVSSIVKLGNSEYEIIDTAGIRRKNKLLDSIEHYSLIRANNSLDEADICLLILDATEPISLFHQNIIGLAYEKKKPLIVIVNKWDLIEKDTNTMDKYKKELSKKLKFVDWAPIVFISALNKLRISKLIETINLVETNIKRQITTNQLNQLMIQAQLIKPASSINGRRLSIKFAKQVDAKIPTFLLFVNDKKLAHFTYLRYIENQIRENFDFVGTPIELILRDGKGEKE is encoded by the coding sequence ATGGAAAATATTGTTGCAATTATTGGAAAACCTAATGTTGGAAAAAGCACTTTATTCAATAAAATAATTAACAAACGTAAATCTATTGTTTATGATACTCCAGGCGTAACTAGAGATAGATTATATGAAGATGCAACTTGAGCTGGCAAAGCGTTTAAGGTGATTGATACTGGTGGAATTACTATTGAAAATGATGATTTTAAAAAATCAATTAAGATTCAAGCGCAAATAGCAATTGAAGAAGCTAACATAATAATTTTTGTTATTGATGGGATTGATAATTTAACAACAGAAGATTATTTTATTGTTGATTTGCTAAGAAAAAGCAATAAAAAAGTTTTACTTGCAATTAATAAATTTGAAGGAAATAAGACTTTTTATGACAATAAAATTTATACATTAGGATTTAAAAACATTTTTCCAATAAGTGCAATTCATGGCGATGGCGTTGGTGATTTATTAGACGAAGTTGTAAATGGTATTAATGAAAATAATGTTTTAGATAATAATAGATACACGAAACTAACTTTGTTAGGAAAACCTAATGTTGGAAAAAGCACAATTTTAAATACTTTGTCAAATGAAAATAGATCAATTGTTAGTGAAATTGAAGGGACTACTAGAGATTCTGTTTCTTCAATTGTCAAATTGGGCAATTCTGAATATGAAATTATTGATACTGCAGGAATTAGAAGAAAGAATAAATTATTAGATAGTATTGAACATTATTCATTAATTAGAGCTAATAATTCTTTAGATGAAGCAGACATTTGTCTTTTAATATTAGATGCAACTGAACCAATTAGTTTATTTCATCAAAATATTATTGGTTTAGCTTATGAAAAGAAAAAACCGTTAATTGTAATTGTTAATAAATGAGATTTGATTGAAAAAGATACAAATACAATGGATAAATACAAAAAAGAATTAAGCAAAAAACTTAAATTTGTAGATTGAGCTCCAATTGTATTCATTTCAGCGTTAAATAAATTAAGAATATCAAAACTAATTGAAACGATTAATTTAGTAGAAACTAACATTAAAAGACAAATTACTACCAACCAACTAAACCAATTAATGATTCAAGCACAGTTAATTAAACCTGCAAGTTCAATTAATGGAAGAAGACTTTCAATTAAATTTGCAAAACAAGTTGATGCAAAAATTCCAACTTTTTTACTATTTGTAAATGATAAAAAACTAGCACACTTTACTTATTTAAGATATATTGAAAATCAAATTAGAGAAAATTTTGATTTTGTAGGAACACCTATTGAGCTTATTTTAAGAGATGGTAAAGGAGAAAAAGAATAA
- a CDS encoding lipoprotein 17-related variable surface protein, producing MKKSNKLLLASSGLLSTFAILPFAILSCDNKAKILKQLNEYVEKEFDLKIDAWKYTIDEALDINKYINNLKSGYKFNLKSITKNNNKVEVKYTITDLKNNVESNEFSKEFSGFKDKPVDPSEKYDATKNRDELISLFEITKTTFASTNVAKFVNNKENTHFKLSEVKVIEYDDSLGTLKASIKGKYNNFDFQDEFTINDFKKPLTSLNSMTLNAKLNINKLIEEKKTFDDIKTLTNSQLLAYIEELKGLDENGNQVDVLDLLRDTNYKINSLKISNGTKFNLAISVSYNKKDKNAAEVVESKQIANYVNRDFEKTTFGNEEIAKYLLTKIKETAADKTEFASSYVSDFYRRNINVAPTLAKLPDEFKKAYGADIIYVDTISVKANDITGELHLQYCLTIEKGSEKYHSATKETTIKGFKKVDENTIRNFTVGPKVSELSDQQWLKLKADIKKLYEDNGSKPDFKITDSIQKAKFFRYANGNDTWNVIKEGTTAKDASVYTENGHWEFFTNGVKASEDFNRQRGLFNMSKFQVKTVSIKFVEISNFRKRNNLLWFDYIFEIRFQLHSSSSASTDEDTTLIKKFAYSMWV from the coding sequence ATGAAAAAATCTAATAAATTATTATTGGCAAGTTCAGGACTTTTGTCAACTTTTGCAATTTTGCCTTTTGCAATCTTATCATGTGATAATAAAGCAAAAATTTTAAAACAACTAAATGAATATGTAGAAAAAGAATTTGATTTAAAAATCGATGCATGAAAATATACAATTGATGAAGCTTTAGATATTAACAAATATATAAACAACCTTAAATCAGGTTACAAATTCAATTTAAAATCAATTACAAAAAACAATAATAAGGTTGAAGTTAAATACACAATTACTGATTTGAAAAATAATGTTGAATCTAATGAATTTTCAAAAGAATTCTCAGGTTTTAAAGATAAACCTGTTGATCCAAGTGAAAAATATGATGCTACAAAAAATAGAGATGAATTAATTTCATTGTTTGAAATAACAAAAACTACTTTTGCATCAACTAATGTTGCTAAATTTGTAAATAATAAAGAAAATACTCATTTCAAATTATCTGAAGTTAAAGTTATTGAATATGATGACTCATTAGGGACTTTAAAAGCTTCTATTAAAGGCAAATATAATAATTTTGATTTTCAAGATGAATTTACCATTAACGATTTTAAAAAGCCTTTAACTTCATTAAATTCAATGACTTTAAATGCAAAATTAAATATTAATAAGTTAATTGAAGAAAAGAAAACTTTTGATGATATTAAAACATTAACTAATTCACAATTATTAGCATATATCGAAGAACTTAAGGGACTTGATGAAAATGGAAATCAAGTAGATGTTTTAGACTTACTAAGAGATACTAATTATAAAATTAACTCATTAAAGATTAGCAATGGAACCAAATTTAATTTAGCTATAAGTGTTTCATATAATAAAAAAGATAAAAATGCTGCTGAAGTTGTTGAATCTAAACAAATTGCAAATTATGTAAATAGAGATTTTGAAAAAACTACTTTTGGTAATGAAGAAATTGCTAAATATTTATTAACTAAAATTAAAGAAACAGCTGCAGATAAGACAGAATTTGCTTCTTCATACGTTTCTGATTTTTATAGAAGAAATATCAATGTAGCACCAACACTTGCAAAATTACCGGATGAATTTAAAAAAGCATATGGTGCAGATATAATATATGTTGACACTATTAGCGTTAAAGCAAATGATATAACTGGAGAATTACATTTACAATATTGCCTTACTATTGAAAAAGGTAGTGAAAAATATCATTCAGCTACAAAAGAAACAACTATCAAAGGATTTAAAAAAGTTGATGAAAATACTATTAGAAATTTTACAGTAGGTCCAAAAGTATCTGAACTTTCTGATCAACAATGATTAAAACTAAAAGCTGACATCAAGAAGTTGTATGAAGATAATGGAAGTAAACCTGATTTCAAAATAACCGATAGTATCCAAAAAGCAAAATTCTTTAGATATGCTAACGGTAACGATACTTGAAATGTGATTAAAGAAGGAACAACTGCAAAAGATGCAAGTGTTTATACTGAAAATGGGCATTGAGAATTTTTTACTAATGGAGTAAAGGCATCAGAAGATTTTAATCGTCAAAGAGGACTATTCAATATGTCAAAATTTCAAGTAAAAACTGTTTCAATAAAATTTGTAGAAATTTCAAATTTCAGAAAACGAAATAACTTATTGTGATTTGATTATATTTTTGAAATAAGATTCCAATTGCATAGTTCATCTTCCGCAAGCACTGATGAAGATACTACATTAATAAAAAAATTTGCATATTCAATGTGAGTTTAG